From the genome of Hathewaya histolytica, one region includes:
- a CDS encoding YihY/virulence factor BrkB family protein: MISFIKRLMKRYIEHDLYALASQLAYSLILSLFPFLIFLLTMVGYSSIDVGEVLRGLHSIIPETSYELISDTVVEVLKGGRSDLLSFSIIGTIWAASSGFRAVIKALNKAYDDEERRPYIKVVFMSIIAMISLVIILLFAFSFVVFGEMLGNALIGYLGLSSSFKLNWNILRYGTAIFFMIVIFSILYYVTPSRKVHWKDTLPGAIFSSTGWIVASEIFALYVGRFNSYSRIYGSLGAVIVLMVWLFISAMIILLGGEINAMLSDGKRDK, from the coding sequence GTGATTAGTTTTATAAAAAGACTTATGAAAAGATATATAGAGCATGATCTATATGCCTTAGCTTCACAATTGGCGTATAGCCTTATTCTTTCCTTATTTCCTTTTTTGATTTTTCTACTTACTATGGTTGGATATAGTTCTATTGATGTTGGGGAAGTTTTAAGGGGGTTACATTCTATAATTCCAGAGACATCCTACGAGCTAATTTCAGATACAGTTGTAGAAGTGTTAAAAGGTGGAAGAAGTGACTTATTATCTTTCAGTATAATAGGTACAATTTGGGCTGCATCTAGTGGTTTTAGAGCTGTAATTAAAGCTTTAAATAAAGCCTATGATGATGAGGAGAGAAGGCCTTATATAAAGGTTGTATTTATGTCTATTATAGCCATGATAAGTCTAGTTATAATTTTGTTATTTGCTTTTTCTTTTGTGGTTTTTGGCGAGATGTTAGGCAATGCTTTAATAGGATATTTAGGCTTATCATCATCCTTTAAATTAAACTGGAATATATTAAGATATGGAACGGCTATATTTTTTATGATTGTTATATTTTCTATACTTTATTATGTTACTCCCTCTAGAAAGGTACATTGGAAAGACACATTGCCCGGAGCTATATTTTCAAGTACAGGATGGATAGTTGCATCGGAGATTTTTGCTCTTTATGTAGGCAGATTTAATAGTTATTCTAGGATTTATGGGAGTTTGGGAGCCGTAATTGTGCTTATGGTATGGTTATTTATTAGTGCTATGATTATTCTTTTAGGTGGAGAAATAAATGCTATGCTAAGTGATGGTAAAAGGGATAAATAG
- a CDS encoding single-stranded DNA-binding protein, with translation MNKVFLIGRITTDATLKTTAEGKKVYTKFPIAVDRDYTQKDGNKQADFFQIIIWGTMAENLVKYLNKGKLISVIGKLRNHNYENKEGEKKYYTEVFCEEIKFLEYKKAE, from the coding sequence ATGAATAAGGTTTTTTTAATAGGGAGAATAACAACAGATGCTACATTAAAAACTACGGCAGAAGGTAAAAAAGTTTACACTAAATTTCCTATAGCTGTAGATAGGGATTACACTCAAAAGGATGGAAATAAACAGGCAGATTTTTTTCAAATAATCATATGGGGAACCATGGCAGAAAATTTAGTTAAGTATCTGAATAAAGGAAAACTTATAAGTGTTATAGGAAAGCTTAGAAATCATAATTATGAGAATAAAGAAGGGGAAAAGAAATACTATACAGAAGTGTTCTGTGAAGAGATAAAGTTTTTAGAATATAAAAAAGCAGAATAG
- a CDS encoding COG2426 family protein — MIKVLEIALWAAVPLLEQRWAIPNGILIQKMNPFVVFLAAYIGSLLPVPFIMLLFDKLFDILGRYKIFAWAYRIVEKKIEKNREKFEKYKEPALITFIAIPLPTTGVWTGTVIAAFLKFDFKKSMFCAAVGALGSAILITLLTVFIPSLLGY; from the coding sequence ATGATAAAGGTACTAGAAATAGCCTTATGGGCAGCAGTTCCCTTATTAGAACAAAGATGGGCAATACCTAATGGAATTTTAATTCAAAAAATGAATCCATTTGTTGTATTCCTAGCAGCATATATAGGAAGCCTACTTCCTGTTCCATTTATTATGCTACTCTTCGATAAACTTTTCGATATATTAGGTCGTTATAAAATTTTTGCATGGGCTTATAGAATAGTAGAAAAGAAGATAGAAAAGAATAGGGAAAAATTTGAGAAGTATAAAGAACCTGCATTAATTACATTTATAGCCATACCACTTCCGACAACTGGAGTGTGGACAGGCACTGTTATAGCAGCTTTTTTAAAGTTTGATTTTAAAAAATCCATGTTTTGTGCAGCTGTAGGAGCTTTGGGATCAGCTATATTAATAACTTTACTTACAGTGTTTATACCAAGCTTACTAGGTTATTAA
- a CDS encoding AAA family ATPase, which produces MDVEKFSDFRRRLNHNISKVIVGKSDKIDKIIVAFICSGHVLLEDVPGLGKTKLAKSLAKSLNCEFKRVQFTPDLLPSDLTGIYFYNQKVGDFQFKRGPLITNFVLADEINRATPRTQSALLECMEEGQITVGEDTIILDKPFFVIGTQNPIEQFGTFPLPEAQLDRFFIRLSMGYPNSTEELDMLDRFKEEDPLDTLEAVVSIESIKFVQENYNKVYVSSPIKEYILDIIKETRKHEEVKVGCSPRATLCFMKACQAHAAINGRDFVIPEDIKNMATSVLSHRLVLHTEVDMDRGLAQRVIEEILNKVDTPLEEV; this is translated from the coding sequence ATGGATGTTGAAAAGTTTAGTGATTTTAGAAGAAGATTAAATCACAATATAAGTAAAGTAATTGTGGGTAAAAGTGATAAAATAGATAAAATAATTGTAGCTTTTATATGTTCAGGACATGTGCTTTTAGAGGATGTACCTGGACTTGGAAAGACTAAACTTGCTAAGAGTCTTGCAAAATCATTAAATTGTGAATTTAAAAGAGTTCAGTTTACACCTGATTTACTACCTTCTGATCTTACAGGAATATATTTTTATAATCAAAAGGTGGGAGATTTCCAATTTAAAAGGGGACCTTTAATTACTAATTTTGTTTTAGCAGATGAGATAAATAGGGCAACACCTAGAACTCAATCTGCACTACTTGAGTGTATGGAAGAGGGTCAGATAACTGTTGGTGAAGATACCATAATTTTGGATAAGCCATTCTTTGTTATAGGAACTCAAAATCCTATAGAACAGTTCGGTACTTTTCCTTTACCTGAGGCACAGTTAGATAGGTTTTTTATAAGACTTTCAATGGGGTACCCCAATAGTACAGAAGAACTAGATATGTTGGATAGATTTAAAGAGGAAGATCCATTAGATACATTAGAGGCAGTAGTTAGTATTGAATCTATAAAATTCGTGCAAGAAAATTATAATAAGGTTTATGTAAGTTCACCTATAAAAGAATATATATTAGATATTATAAAAGAAACTAGAAAGCATGAGGAAGTTAAAGTTGGGTGTAGTCCTAGAGCTACACTATGTTTTATGAAAGCTTGCCAAGCACATGCTGCTATTAACGGAAGAGACTTTGTAATACCTGAGGATATTAAAAATATGGCTACTTCTGTTTTAAGTCATAGACTAGTGTTACATACAGAAGTTGATATGGATAGGGGACTTGCACAGAGAGTTATAGAAGAAATATTAAATAAAGTTGATACACCACTAGAAGAGGTTTAG
- a CDS encoding DUF58 domain-containing protein, protein MYIIFICILIFLLYKLSNYTKEKGFQKLEVYRELSKKSVFQEEEFKISTVLENRKKLPISFIYIREKFPAEFQSVSNNLQIENEGFKFNVSRYSLKGYEKGKRTIRLKAKKRGVYTISQVEITIGDIFGFSTTKKEFLNYLQLVVYPKVINIDNYKFSSTNLFGDNVIKRWIYKDPLFIKGIREYTIGDRMKDIHWSSSAKMNKLMVKEYDYTSDREVIIIVNVDFGDGIWRSSHEGEMENAISIAASIATYCVKAGISTGMWTNAKVMSENNERLKEVKPSVYSLKGILELCARMYYMKDISFIELLKNKAKKLKNNCTYIIIASFIDEDSLNFLYSLSVKGIDIILIDVSSKLKLPKIRGIQKLDFRGLRKNDKLV, encoded by the coding sequence ATGTATATTATATTTATTTGCATTTTAATTTTTCTTTTATACAAGCTTTCAAATTATACTAAAGAAAAAGGATTTCAGAAATTAGAAGTTTATAGAGAACTTAGCAAGAAAAGTGTTTTTCAGGAAGAGGAATTTAAAATTAGCACTGTTTTAGAAAACAGAAAAAAACTCCCCATATCTTTTATTTATATTAGAGAAAAGTTTCCTGCAGAATTTCAATCAGTAAGTAACAATCTTCAAATTGAAAATGAGGGTTTTAAATTTAATGTTAGTAGGTATAGTCTAAAGGGATATGAAAAAGGAAAAAGAACCATAAGATTAAAAGCTAAAAAAAGAGGGGTATATACAATTAGTCAAGTAGAGATTACAATAGGAGATATTTTTGGATTTTCCACTACTAAAAAAGAGTTTTTGAATTACCTTCAACTAGTAGTATATCCTAAGGTTATAAATATAGATAATTATAAATTTAGTTCTACTAATCTATTTGGAGATAATGTAATAAAAAGGTGGATATATAAGGATCCTCTATTTATAAAAGGTATAAGGGAATATACTATAGGTGATAGAATGAAGGATATACACTGGAGTTCTAGCGCAAAGATGAATAAACTTATGGTAAAGGAGTATGATTATACTTCTGACAGAGAGGTTATTATTATAGTAAATGTAGACTTTGGAGATGGGATTTGGAGAAGTTCTCATGAAGGTGAAATGGAAAATGCTATAAGCATTGCTGCATCTATAGCGACATACTGCGTAAAGGCTGGAATAAGCACAGGAATGTGGACTAATGCTAAAGTTATGAGTGAGAATAATGAGCGGTTAAAAGAAGTAAAACCATCTGTATACTCCTTAAAAGGCATATTAGAGCTCTGTGCTAGAATGTATTATATGAAGGATATAAGTTTTATAGAATTATTAAAAAACAAGGCGAAAAAGCTAAAGAATAACTGCACATATATTATCATAGCATCATTTATAGATGAAGATAGTTTAAATTTTTTATATAGTCTAAGTGTAAAAGGTATAGATATAATATTAATAGATGTGTCTTCTAAGTTAAAGTTACCTAAAATAAGAGGAATACAAAAATTAGATTTTAGGGGGCTACGAAAAAATGATAAATTGGTATAA
- a CDS encoding MucBP domain-containing protein — protein sequence MKKKTISAVLASIMLLSSTTTTYATTMPNGNQNMRAKSSEMAQPSANGSENASIKQEDSIKVDNISDFSKSTIESGGTSTVKVTGKNLKPDSIKVMAFLDGVIVSNVDFKVGGTSEEQILSFKFPENDTEEMQKYFLNITVGEKSKTKRISVKPKEKDKNIEISSISCSYSMSNTGENEYLINPLTVEGNNLKSELMKVKVLKKVNEKDIDQPNIYSSAQFTGDEKSQKAFLKFPKNITKEDEEYIVKVGFINEDDGSIKFIKEKTVVIKKPKISSSQISKELKCNIYMDKTEKVISAVFNQNIENGRDDLEQLKRQIRLSRNHLAGTSYNTFNKLGEKDRVDIKANKLIITLDKKLEGVNNVLSINDGTVKDNDGLYNDDIQLFIKSYKQFLAPKLIKIESISDEILTSEGGEVAIKIEGENLKPSTEKDGTVAQIFDTTSTTAKKDIKVDVTGEGNSQTLKFKLPANTSDVTKTYIVRISIDGGATAIDVEFDYDKRLVIAVLPKNKTKKDTTLSHVTINSYGTNIENPWDNTSTKTPINQESKKTRLRVYGTNLVKNKTKVRITDENGVEWPVLNDPSKDSYYYFIMVNFDGTGIIGNGNYQMLEVICPNNMRGDVTFKMQIAVDGINFNEDIVVHATVLQQENGNVERNVRTVKARYVDENGNEIEKTEEFKAYDWFNREYVTVQKDIQGYNFKEIAKGSAATKGIVKENDKVVTYVYSRKEGKDNKEEVKDNKDNKDEIKDNKNNKDNGEQKGNKDKENHKDSKVIKDNKQNKEIIALVNEDNKNITKKSINVLPKTGEEPTKNLFIGSLMILMGFYFTIKRRIKGN from the coding sequence ATGAAGAAAAAAACTATATCAGCAGTATTAGCTTCAATAATGTTATTAAGTAGTACAACTACGACTTATGCTACTACTATGCCTAATGGGAATCAAAATATGAGGGCTAAAAGTTCAGAAATGGCACAACCAAGTGCTAATGGTTCAGAAAATGCTTCTATTAAACAAGAAGATTCTATAAAGGTAGATAATATTAGTGATTTTAGTAAGTCTACAATTGAAAGTGGTGGAACAAGTACAGTTAAAGTTACAGGTAAAAATTTAAAACCAGACTCTATAAAAGTTATGGCATTTTTAGATGGAGTAATAGTAAGTAATGTGGATTTCAAGGTTGGAGGAACTAGTGAAGAACAAATACTAAGTTTTAAATTTCCAGAAAATGATACAGAAGAAATGCAAAAGTATTTTTTAAACATTACAGTTGGTGAAAAAAGTAAGACAAAAAGAATATCTGTAAAGCCTAAAGAAAAAGACAAGAATATAGAAATAAGCTCTATATCTTGTAGCTATTCTATGTCTAATACAGGTGAAAATGAATATTTGATAAATCCACTAACAGTTGAAGGAAATAACTTGAAATCAGAACTTATGAAGGTGAAAGTGCTTAAGAAAGTTAATGAAAAAGATATAGATCAACCTAATATTTATTCTAGTGCACAATTTACAGGGGATGAAAAAAGTCAAAAAGCTTTTCTTAAATTTCCTAAAAATATAACAAAAGAAGATGAAGAATACATAGTAAAAGTTGGATTCATTAATGAAGATGATGGAAGTATTAAATTTATAAAAGAAAAAACTGTTGTTATAAAAAAACCTAAAATTTCGAGTTCACAAATAAGCAAAGAACTTAAGTGCAATATATATATGGATAAAACAGAAAAGGTCATATCTGCAGTTTTTAACCAAAATATAGAGAATGGTAGAGATGATTTGGAGCAGCTTAAAAGACAAATAAGATTATCTAGAAATCATTTAGCTGGTACTAGTTATAATACATTTAATAAACTTGGAGAAAAAGACAGGGTAGATATTAAAGCAAATAAGTTAATTATTACACTAGATAAAAAATTAGAAGGTGTTAATAATGTATTATCTATAAATGATGGAACAGTTAAAGATAATGATGGATTATACAATGATGATATCCAACTGTTTATAAAATCATATAAGCAATTTCTAGCACCTAAATTGATTAAGATAGAATCTATAAGTGATGAAATACTTACTAGTGAAGGTGGAGAAGTTGCTATTAAAATAGAAGGTGAAAATTTAAAGCCATCTACTGAAAAAGATGGAACAGTAGCACAGATTTTTGATACTACAAGTACTACAGCTAAGAAAGATATTAAAGTAGATGTTACAGGTGAAGGAAATAGCCAAACATTAAAATTTAAACTTCCAGCGAACACTTCTGATGTAACTAAAACATATATTGTAAGAATATCAATTGATGGTGGGGCAACTGCTATTGATGTTGAATTTGATTATGATAAAAGATTGGTAATTGCTGTACTACCTAAAAATAAAACTAAAAAAGATACTACTTTAAGTCATGTTACTATTAACTCATATGGTACAAATATAGAAAATCCATGGGATAATACATCAACTAAAACTCCTATTAACCAAGAAAGTAAAAAAACAAGATTACGTGTATATGGTACGAATTTAGTTAAAAATAAGACAAAAGTAAGAATAACAGATGAAAATGGTGTAGAGTGGCCAGTTCTTAACGATCCTAGTAAAGATAGTTATTATTATTTCATTATGGTTAACTTTGATGGTACAGGTATAATTGGTAACGGAAATTATCAAATGCTTGAGGTTATATGCCCTAATAATATGCGTGGAGATGTAACATTTAAGATGCAAATAGCAGTTGATGGTATAAACTTTAATGAGGATATTGTTGTACATGCTACTGTATTACAACAAGAGAATGGGAATGTAGAGCGTAATGTAAGAACTGTAAAAGCGAGATATGTTGATGAAAATGGAAATGAGATAGAAAAGACAGAAGAATTTAAAGCGTATGACTGGTTTAATAGAGAATATGTAACAGTTCAAAAAGATATTCAAGGATATAATTTTAAGGAAATAGCAAAAGGATCTGCAGCTACTAAAGGAATAGTTAAAGAAAATGATAAAGTAGTAACTTATGTTTACAGCCGTAAAGAGGGAAAAGATAACAAAGAAGAAGTAAAAGATAATAAGGACAACAAGGATGAAATAAAAGATAATAAGAATAATAAAGATAACGGAGAGCAAAAAGGCAACAAAGATAAGGAAAATCACAAAGATAGCAAAGTCATCAAAGATAATAAACAGAATAAAGAAATTATAGCATTAGTAAATGAAGACAATAAAAATATAACTAAAAAAAGTATTAATGTACTTCCAAAAACTGGTGAAGAACCTACTAAAAACTTATTTATAGGTTCACTGATGATATTAATGGGATTCTATTTTACAATAAAAAGAAGGATAAAAGGAAATTAA
- a CDS encoding DUF6514 family protein, producing the protein MIIVESVSKHVSGENIKHNYIYRLVRSDISLYIQSELSQIQTYGIEVERQDIKDGKIINLERDCVKSISPQRYKVHDLLKILYSNDVSPIHLIEVLGEYIDEYIADFDKCLKDTSSC; encoded by the coding sequence ATGATAATTGTTGAAAGTGTATCTAAGCATGTTAGTGGTGAAAATATAAAACATAACTATATCTACAGGTTGGTTAGGAGTGATATTTCACTATATATACAAAGTGAATTATCACAAATTCAAACTTATGGTATAGAAGTAGAGAGACAAGATATAAAAGATGGCAAAATTATAAATTTAGAAAGAGATTGTGTGAAGAGTATAAGTCCTCAAAGATATAAAGTACATGACTTACTTAAGATACTATACTCTAATGATGTATCTCCAATTCATTTAATAGAAGTTCTTGGAGAATACATAGATGAATACATTGCAGATTTTGATAAGTGTTTAAAAGATACTTCTTCATGTTAG
- the acpS gene encoding holo-ACP synthase — translation MIVGIGVDIIEIYRIKKSMEKRENFLDKLFTKDEIEYFQSKKFRPEFVAGKFAAKEAVAKALGTGFREFEFKDIQIEHNALGKPIVSLKGKAKLIAEKNGEYKLHLSISHSETHAVAYVILEVM, via the coding sequence TTGATAGTTGGGATAGGCGTAGATATAATTGAGATTTATAGAATAAAAAAATCTATGGAAAAAAGAGAGAATTTCTTGGACAAGTTATTTACTAAAGATGAAATAGAATATTTTCAAAGTAAAAAATTCAGACCAGAATTTGTTGCAGGTAAGTTTGCAGCAAAAGAGGCTGTAGCAAAAGCTTTAGGTACAGGGTTTAGGGAGTTTGAATTTAAGGATATACAGATAGAGCATAATGCATTAGGAAAACCTATTGTAAGTTTAAAAGGAAAGGCAAAATTAATAGCAGAGAAGAATGGGGAATATAAACTTCATTTAAGTATATCTCATAGTGAGACTCATGCTGTAGCCTATGTAATTTTGGAGGTGATGTAG
- a CDS encoding NAD(P)H-hydrate dehydratase produces the protein MRVGKAEHIRELDRYCIEELKIPSIVLMENAALKILKHIEQERFNDYVVIAGRGNNGGDALVVARHLISKDKKVKIFIIGDRDGQLDFKINYEILKNMNAEIVIINKAEDLDILKCSIEEKTLIIDGIFGTGLKRNVEGLFKNVINVVNEYSKYTLSIDIPSGIHSDTGKVLGIAIKAQKTISFQVYKRGFFAYESIEYLGDIYVESIGIPRMVLDKMEEREFYLEKEFVKSNLSKRNLVAHKGDFGRALIFAGSKGFTGAALISTNSAVKSGAGLVTLACAEEIYNSVGSRLLEAMSIENNNEKIDEYIKKSDSIAIGPGMGSKLETLEIIKRVLKNRRCPMLIDADGLNVLPDNLNVLKENSNYPIILTPHLGEMSRLTSLSIEEIRENRFEVAKKFSRDYGVIVLLKGFNTVITNGEELYINSTGNSSMASGGMGDCLTGIITALIAQGYDAFKATALGAYIHGYVGDKLSNDKFVVTAEDIINNISKYIKELLD, from the coding sequence TTGAGAGTTGGGAAGGCAGAACATATAAGGGAACTTGATAGATATTGTATAGAGGAACTTAAAATTCCAAGTATTGTGCTTATGGAAAATGCAGCATTAAAAATATTAAAACATATAGAACAAGAAAGATTTAATGATTACGTAGTGATTGCAGGAAGAGGGAATAACGGTGGAGATGCTTTAGTAGTTGCAAGGCATCTTATATCAAAAGATAAAAAAGTAAAAATTTTTATAATTGGTGATAGGGATGGGCAATTAGATTTTAAAATTAACTATGAGATTTTAAAAAATATGAATGCTGAAATTGTAATAATAAATAAAGCGGAAGACCTAGATATATTAAAATGTTCTATAGAAGAAAAAACTCTTATTATAGATGGGATTTTTGGTACAGGCTTAAAAAGAAATGTAGAGGGTTTATTTAAGAATGTAATAAATGTAGTTAATGAATACAGTAAATATACTTTATCTATAGATATTCCTTCTGGAATTCATAGTGATACTGGAAAAGTTTTAGGTATTGCCATTAAAGCACAAAAAACTATTTCATTTCAGGTTTATAAGAGAGGTTTTTTTGCATATGAATCAATTGAATATTTAGGAGATATATATGTAGAATCTATAGGTATACCTAGGATGGTTTTAGATAAAATGGAGGAAAGAGAGTTTTATCTAGAAAAGGAATTTGTAAAAAGTAATTTAAGTAAGAGAAATCTTGTAGCTCACAAAGGTGATTTTGGTAGGGCTTTAATTTTTGCAGGGTCAAAGGGTTTTACTGGTGCTGCATTAATTTCAACAAACTCTGCTGTTAAAAGTGGAGCAGGTTTAGTAACTTTAGCTTGTGCTGAAGAAATATATAATAGTGTAGGGTCTAGACTATTAGAGGCTATGAGTATAGAAAATAATAATGAAAAAATAGATGAGTACATAAAAAAGTCAGATTCTATAGCAATAGGGCCAGGTATGGGAAGTAAACTAGAAACCCTAGAAATAATTAAAAGAGTGTTAAAAAATAGAAGATGTCCAATGTTAATTGATGCAGATGGATTAAATGTATTGCCAGACAATTTAAATGTTTTAAAGGAGAATTCTAATTATCCTATTATTTTAACACCACATTTAGGAGAAATGAGCAGGCTTACAAGTTTGTCCATAGAAGAAATAAGAGAAAATAGATTTGAAGTAGCCAAGAAGTTTAGTAGAGATTATGGAGTAATAGTACTTTTAAAAGGTTTTAACACAGTTATTACTAATGGAGAAGAGTTATATATAAACTCAACTGGAAATAGTTCTATGGCAAGTGGTGGAATGGGGGATTGTTTAACAGGAATTATAACAGCCCTAATAGCGCAAGGGTACGATGCATTTAAAGCAACGGCACTTGGTGCATATATACATGGTTATGTGGGAGACAAACTTAGTAATGATAAGTTTGTAGTAACAGCAGAAGATATTATAAATAATATTTCTAAATATATAAAAGAACTTTTAGATTAG
- a CDS encoding germination lipoprotein GerS-related protein, producing MRKTIKEKIKYTIEKLTTKNIKEEIANEKEKKIYRSGNKVFRFLVIILLIIWGAFMFKLCTKKQESVFDSIQSLKNIQSYSASIEIISKNDKQEFLYSGTQKYKKNVGSKLELEKNIYLYKDGKLYVKDKYNSKVFQDEKEKTDLFKITFIDECLKYLYTDKNLKSIKEKKNKEEIETLHFVLPGNNENVNSAKLIIDIKSKTPKELLILNKEHKVTTKIKYKDFINNVKIDESEFKF from the coding sequence ATGAGGAAAACTATAAAAGAGAAGATAAAATATACTATAGAGAAATTAACAACTAAAAATATAAAAGAAGAAATAGCAAATGAAAAAGAAAAAAAAATATATAGAAGTGGGAATAAGGTTTTTAGATTCCTAGTAATCATACTTTTAATTATATGGGGTGCCTTTATGTTTAAACTTTGCACAAAAAAACAAGAGAGTGTGTTTGATAGTATTCAATCTCTAAAGAATATACAAAGTTATAGTGCAAGTATAGAAATTATATCCAAGAATGATAAGCAAGAGTTTTTATATTCTGGAACTCAAAAGTATAAAAAGAATGTAGGTAGTAAATTAGAGCTAGAGAAAAATATTTACTTATATAAAGATGGAAAGCTATATGTAAAGGATAAGTATAACTCTAAAGTTTTCCAAGATGAAAAGGAAAAAACAGATTTATTTAAAATTACATTTATAGATGAATGCTTAAAATATTTATATACAGATAAAAATTTAAAAAGTATTAAAGAAAAGAAAAATAAAGAAGAAATTGAAACTTTACATTTTGTTTTGCCAGGAAACAATGAAAATGTAAATAGTGCTAAGTTAATAATAGACATAAAAAGTAAAACTCCTAAAGAGTTATTAATTTTAAATAAAGAGCATAAAGTAACTACTAAAATAAAGTATAAAGATTTTATAAACAATGTAAAAATTGATGAGTCAGAATTTAAATTTTAA
- the alr gene encoding alanine racemase, with amino-acid sequence MFKHLRPVWAEVNLDNLIHNIREIRKISKSKEIMAVVKADAYGHGAIGLASVLLENGANSLAVAVLSEAIELRKYGVDCPILILGFTPPSFIDEILKYDIEQTIYSYDFAEELSRVAKIKNKTAKIHIAVDTGMGRIGYLKDEKSIEEVVKISRLPNIKIVGVFSHFSSADEEDKDYTKLQIDRFNWFCEKLINKGVDIGKRHISNSAGIIDLEDQHLEVVRPGIILYGYYPSSEVKKERISLKPVMSLKTNVVHIKKVKAEEYIGYGRVFKTEKDSIIATLPVGYADGYSRLLTGKARVLIKGEVAPVVGKICMDQCMIDVTHIKDIKVGEEVILIGESGNNKITAEEIGELIGTMSYEILCILGKRVPRVYIKEGKVVQIRNYI; translated from the coding sequence TTGTTTAAGCATTTAAGACCAGTATGGGCTGAAGTTAATTTAGATAATCTTATTCATAATATCAGAGAGATTAGAAAGATTTCTAAAAGTAAAGAAATTATGGCGGTGGTAAAAGCTGATGCATATGGACATGGAGCTATTGGTTTAGCATCAGTTTTACTAGAAAATGGAGCTAATAGTCTGGCTGTTGCAGTTTTAAGTGAGGCTATTGAGCTTAGAAAATATGGGGTTGATTGTCCTATTCTAATATTAGGATTTACTCCACCTAGTTTTATAGATGAGATTTTAAAGTATGATATAGAACAGACAATTTATTCTTATGATTTTGCTGAAGAATTATCTAGAGTTGCCAAAATAAAAAATAAAACGGCCAAAATTCATATAGCAGTAGATACAGGTATGGGAAGAATAGGTTATTTAAAAGATGAAAAAAGTATAGAAGAAGTAGTAAAAATAAGTAGGTTACCTAATATAAAAATAGTAGGAGTATTTTCCCATTTTTCTTCTGCTGATGAGGAAGATAAAGATTACACAAAATTACAAATAGATAGATTTAATTGGTTTTGTGAAAAATTAATAAATAAAGGGGTTGATATAGGAAAAAGGCATATTAGCAATAGTGCTGGTATTATAGATTTAGAAGATCAGCATTTAGAAGTGGTAAGACCAGGCATTATATTATATGGTTATTATCCTTCTAGTGAGGTGAAAAAAGAAAGAATTAGTTTAAAACCAGTAATGTCTTTAAAGACCAATGTAGTGCATATTAAAAAAGTGAAAGCAGAGGAATACATAGGTTATGGAAGAGTATTTAAGACAGAAAAAGATAGCATAATTGCGACTCTTCCAGTAGGATACGCTGACGGATATAGTAGACTACTAACTGGGAAAGCCAGGGTATTAATAAAAGGTGAAGTTGCTCCAGTTGTAGGAAAAATATGCATGGATCAATGCATGATAGATGTTACACATATTAAAGATATAAAAGTTGGTGAAGAGGTTATACTAATTGGAGAAAGTGGGAATAATAAAATAACAGCAGAAGAAATTGGAGAATTAATTGGTACTATGAGTTATGAAATATTATGTATTCTAGGAAAAAGGGTGCCAAGGGTCTACATAAAAGAAGGAAAAGTAGTGCAAATTCGTAATTATATCTAA
- a CDS encoding ribbon-helix-helix domain-containing protein yields the protein MSRKRLVISLSETLNNELNEVIKKNNIKKSKFIREAIILYIEETKKLKLQEQMKKGYEEMAEVNLQYCELGFENYNEELNEYETGLLESDFPYDNDSETRRYILC from the coding sequence ATGTCGAGAAAAAGATTAGTAATTAGCCTCTCTGAAACACTTAACAATGAACTAAATGAAGTTATTAAAAAAAATAATATAAAAAAGAGTAAATTTATTAGAGAAGCAATAATATTATATATAGAGGAAACTAAAAAGCTAAAGTTACAGGAACAGATGAAAAAAGGATATGAAGAAATGGCAGAAGTAAATCTACAATATTGCGAATTAGGTTTTGAAAATTATAATGAAGAGTTAAATGAATATGAAACCGGGCTTCTGGAGAGTGATTTTCCGTATGACAATGACAGTGAAACGAGGAGATATATTCTATGCTGA